In Amycolatopsis sulphurea, one genomic interval encodes:
- a CDS encoding GntR family transcriptional regulator encodes MASVRLSSSSATPVYQQIVEQIRYLIEAGQLETGERLPSARLLAENLRVNRNTVAKAYSRLRDMQLIASNGAAGTVVKAKAAPDLNGAQRDQVRELLAEPVRAAVELGLAPDEIGHIAVNLALQAGSDQLHPVFVECNEERATAFAEELTARLGVTVRPSLIAELDEQAADCDVLVTTFFHLAEVRRWVRGSGRHIETVAVVVSPHIQTLMRIATLPRAARVGVHYSTEHQAEQVRDWLVDAGSKHVSVIPFQEAEIPAGLDVLVVPAEHPELGDGAAEGTQVIEFGGVLDEGSVRMLGEVLGELRQRSLAPGPSGRGRSASESLVRGS; translated from the coding sequence ATGGCCAGCGTGAGGCTCAGCAGCAGCTCCGCGACCCCGGTGTACCAGCAGATCGTCGAGCAGATCCGGTACCTGATCGAGGCCGGGCAGCTGGAGACCGGCGAGCGCCTGCCCTCGGCGCGGCTGCTCGCGGAGAACCTGCGGGTGAACCGCAACACCGTCGCGAAGGCTTACTCGCGGCTGCGGGACATGCAGCTCATCGCCAGCAACGGCGCGGCGGGCACGGTGGTCAAGGCCAAGGCGGCGCCGGACCTCAACGGCGCCCAGCGCGACCAGGTGCGCGAGCTGCTCGCGGAGCCGGTGCGCGCGGCGGTCGAGCTGGGCCTGGCCCCCGACGAGATCGGCCACATCGCGGTCAACCTCGCACTGCAGGCCGGCAGTGACCAGCTGCACCCGGTTTTCGTGGAGTGCAACGAAGAACGCGCCACGGCCTTCGCCGAGGAGCTCACCGCGCGGCTGGGCGTCACCGTGCGGCCGAGCCTGATCGCCGAGCTGGACGAGCAGGCCGCCGACTGCGACGTGCTGGTCACGACGTTCTTCCACCTCGCCGAGGTGCGCCGCTGGGTGCGCGGGTCGGGCCGGCACATCGAGACCGTCGCGGTGGTGGTGTCCCCGCACATCCAGACCCTGATGCGGATCGCGACGCTGCCGCGCGCGGCCCGGGTCGGCGTGCACTACTCGACCGAGCACCAGGCCGAGCAGGTCCGGGACTGGCTGGTCGACGCCGGCTCGAAACATGTCTCGGTGATCCCGTTCCAGGAGGCGGAGATCCCGGCCGGGCTGGACGTGCTGGTGGTCCCGGCCGAGCACCCCGAGCTGGGCGACGGGGCGGCCGAGGGCACCCAGGTCATCGAGTTCGGCGGCGTATTGGACGAGGGGTCGGTGCGGATGCTCGGGGAGGTGCTCGGCGAGCTGCGGCAGCGGTCGCTCGCGCCGGGGCCGTCCGGACGGGGCCGAAGTGCGTCGGAGTCCCTCGTCCGGGGGAGCTGA
- a CDS encoding AMP-binding protein produces MNDFRSLRTPGDADPAGFQVPDHADRVLPALLTRWAETDGDREFLQFGADAAVTFHDVQLSTNRIAHTLKGLGLGAGDRIAMLVPNCLELVLTWFAAAKLGAVEVPVNIQLRGRLLAHVLGNSGASVLLCHQDFLADIAETVAAQPSITTVIVVGGSRADARERGITTDRVLEFRELTEGSAAALDHRPHYSDPLAILYTSGTTGPAKGVVMPHHQYYLWVELYAASLGLTREDSYFTPLPLFHADGQLWGTYFPLVYGTKGTFAERFSVSRYWQQARDSGATATNMLGAMAHMLWKQPPGAADRRHSLRIAQALPMISMKSGFEERFGLQLVTAYGQTETNWVAYDTAGESRPGSCGKVAAEHFDVRVVDEFDEPCPPGQVGEIVVRPRNAWTISRGYHAMPTETQSAWRNLWFHSGDAGHLDADGWLYFADRIKDVIRRRGQNISAFELESVVGEHPLVVESAAVAVASELSEEDVLLIVVAAEGSALTPGDVLAHCVDQLPKFMVPRYVEVRTDTLPRTPTEKIAKTELRRRGLTAGTWDAEADRYVGTHS; encoded by the coding sequence ATGAACGACTTCCGGTCCCTGAGAACCCCCGGCGATGCGGATCCGGCGGGTTTCCAGGTTCCCGATCACGCCGATCGGGTCCTGCCCGCACTGCTCACCCGGTGGGCCGAGACCGACGGAGACCGCGAGTTCCTCCAATTCGGTGCGGACGCCGCGGTGACCTTCCACGACGTCCAGCTCTCGACGAACCGGATCGCGCACACGCTCAAGGGGCTGGGCCTCGGCGCGGGCGACCGGATCGCGATGCTGGTGCCGAACTGCCTCGAACTGGTGCTGACCTGGTTCGCGGCCGCGAAGCTCGGCGCGGTGGAGGTGCCGGTCAACATTCAGCTGCGCGGCCGCCTGCTCGCGCATGTCCTCGGCAACTCCGGGGCGAGTGTTCTCCTGTGCCACCAAGACTTTCTCGCCGACATCGCGGAAACCGTCGCGGCACAGCCCAGCATCACGACCGTCATCGTCGTCGGCGGCTCGCGCGCCGACGCCCGGGAACGCGGCATCACCACCGATCGCGTACTCGAATTCCGGGAGCTGACCGAGGGCAGTGCCGCCGCACTCGACCATCGCCCGCACTACTCGGATCCGCTGGCGATCCTGTACACCTCGGGCACCACCGGTCCGGCCAAGGGCGTGGTCATGCCGCACCACCAGTACTACTTGTGGGTCGAGCTGTACGCGGCGAGCCTGGGGCTCACCCGGGAGGATTCGTACTTCACGCCGCTGCCGCTGTTCCACGCCGACGGGCAGCTCTGGGGCACCTACTTTCCCCTGGTGTACGGCACGAAAGGCACGTTCGCCGAACGTTTCAGCGTCAGCCGGTACTGGCAGCAGGCCCGTGACAGCGGTGCGACCGCGACGAACATGCTCGGCGCCATGGCGCACATGCTGTGGAAGCAGCCGCCCGGCGCGGCCGACCGCCGGCATTCGCTACGGATCGCCCAGGCGCTCCCGATGATCTCGATGAAGTCCGGTTTCGAGGAGCGTTTCGGCTTGCAGCTGGTCACCGCCTACGGGCAGACCGAGACCAACTGGGTCGCCTACGACACGGCCGGGGAGTCGCGGCCCGGCTCGTGCGGCAAGGTCGCCGCCGAGCACTTCGACGTGCGGGTGGTCGACGAGTTCGACGAGCCGTGCCCGCCGGGGCAGGTCGGCGAGATCGTGGTGCGTCCGCGGAATGCGTGGACGATCTCCCGCGGCTACCACGCGATGCCCACCGAAACCCAGAGTGCCTGGCGGAATCTGTGGTTCCACTCCGGCGACGCCGGGCACCTGGACGCGGACGGCTGGTTGTACTTCGCCGACCGGATCAAGGACGTCATCCGGCGCCGCGGCCAGAACATCTCGGCGTTCGAGCTGGAATCGGTCGTCGGCGAGCACCCGCTCGTCGTGGAGAGCGCGGCGGTCGCGGTCGCGTCCGAGCTGAGCGAAGAGGACGTGCTGCTGATCGTCGTCGCCGCCGAGGGCTCCGCGCTGACGCCCGGCGACGTGCTCGCGCACTGCGTCGACCAGCTGCCGAAGTTCATGGTGCCGCGCTACGTCGAGGTGCGCACCGACACGCTGCCGCGCACGCCGACGGAAAAGATCGCCAAGACCGAACTCCGGCGCCGTGGGCTGACCGCCGGGACCTGGGACGCCGAGGCCGACCGGTACGTCGGCACGCACAGCTGA
- a CDS encoding thiamine pyrophosphate-binding protein: MPKPSSPPTVAQAVAAFLAQAGVRRVYGLTGSHIKPIWEAVTHAGLQVVDVRHEAAAVHMAQAEADLTGRLAVATVTTGPGLTNAVTGIAAAGYARSPILVLSAVPPSDQLGLGALEELDQAELVRPLTRFARTVRHDRQVLPFLHAAVAAALGEDGPAGPSYLDFPVDVLRGAARWYRPDEPTRARNAAGPVNPDHGALHAAAAAIRESRRPIVISGRGAAEHPPALVDFLDATGALYLDTPESRGLVPPTHAGYVPAVRSAAMAQADTVITIGRRLDFSLGYGSPAVFRSARTFVRIGRTFEELTENRAPDIEVKGDPGRVLPALTGLDVTPHDPDTEWHSQLRADDHRRRDDWAGKARATPYGPDGRIHPNAMLEVLNRTLDDPSALLIADGGDILSFARVGLRPPARLDTGTFGSLGVGVPFAVAASLIHPGRRVVAVIGDGAFGFNALELDTARRSGAQPVFIIANNQAWNIERLDHVENYASNPHFNTELPGCRYDRLADALGLHAQHVTRIEDLAPAIRLALANAPALIDVQTSGEVPSPDFRAGLADLPDLHVLRGWDEAERGGLG; this comes from the coding sequence GTGCCCAAGCCATCCTCTCCGCCCACCGTCGCCCAAGCGGTCGCGGCGTTCCTGGCGCAAGCCGGGGTCCGGCGGGTCTACGGACTCACCGGCAGCCACATCAAGCCGATCTGGGAAGCGGTCACCCACGCCGGCCTGCAGGTGGTCGATGTCCGGCACGAGGCCGCCGCCGTCCACATGGCACAGGCCGAAGCCGACCTCACCGGACGGCTCGCGGTCGCCACGGTCACCACGGGGCCCGGCCTGACGAACGCCGTCACCGGCATCGCCGCCGCCGGCTACGCGCGTTCGCCGATCCTGGTGCTGTCCGCGGTGCCGCCAAGCGATCAGCTCGGCCTCGGCGCGCTCGAAGAACTCGATCAAGCCGAGCTGGTCCGCCCCCTCACCCGTTTCGCCCGGACCGTCCGGCACGACCGGCAGGTGCTGCCGTTCCTGCACGCCGCCGTCGCCGCCGCGCTCGGGGAGGACGGCCCCGCCGGTCCGTCCTATCTGGACTTTCCCGTGGACGTCCTGCGCGGCGCCGCACGGTGGTACCGCCCGGACGAGCCGACCAGGGCCCGCAATGCCGCCGGCCCGGTGAATCCCGATCACGGAGCACTCCACGCCGCCGCCGCGGCCATCCGGGAAAGCCGCCGCCCCATCGTGATCAGCGGTCGCGGCGCCGCGGAGCACCCGCCCGCGCTCGTGGACTTCCTGGACGCGACCGGCGCCCTCTACCTCGACACCCCGGAAAGCCGCGGCCTGGTGCCCCCGACGCACGCCGGTTACGTCCCGGCCGTCCGTTCCGCCGCGATGGCCCAGGCCGACACGGTGATCACGATCGGCAGGCGGCTCGACTTCTCGCTCGGTTACGGCTCCCCCGCGGTCTTCCGGTCCGCGCGCACGTTCGTCCGCATCGGCCGTACTTTCGAGGAGCTGACGGAAAACCGGGCACCCGACATCGAGGTGAAGGGCGATCCCGGCCGGGTTCTTCCCGCGCTGACCGGCTTGGACGTCACACCGCACGATCCCGACACCGAGTGGCACTCGCAGCTCCGCGCGGACGACCACCGGCGACGGGACGACTGGGCCGGCAAGGCCCGCGCCACCCCGTACGGCCCGGACGGCCGCATCCACCCGAACGCGATGCTCGAAGTCCTCAACCGCACCCTCGACGACCCGTCGGCCCTGCTCATCGCCGATGGCGGCGACATCCTGTCCTTCGCGCGGGTGGGCCTGCGCCCGCCCGCCCGGCTGGACACCGGCACGTTCGGCTCGCTCGGCGTCGGCGTGCCGTTCGCCGTGGCCGCTTCCCTGATCCACCCTGGCCGCCGCGTCGTCGCCGTGATCGGAGACGGCGCGTTCGGCTTCAACGCACTCGAACTCGACACCGCCCGGCGGTCGGGTGCGCAGCCGGTGTTCATCATCGCCAACAACCAGGCGTGGAACATCGAACGCCTCGACCACGTGGAGAACTACGCCTCGAACCCCCACTTCAACACCGAATTGCCGGGCTGCCGCTACGACCGCCTCGCCGACGCGCTCGGGCTGCACGCCCAGCACGTCACCCGGATCGAGGATCTGGCCCCGGCCATCCGCCTCGCGCTGGCGAACGCGCCGGCCTTGATCGACGTGCAGACCAGCGGCGAGGTGCCCTCCCCCGATTTCCGGGCGGGGCTGGCGGATCTGCCGGATCTGCACGTATTGCGCGGGTGGGACGAGGCGGAGCGGGGAGGTCTCGGGTGA
- a CDS encoding MerR family transcriptional regulator yields the protein MDASSQRAALRVVPRHDGKAIHQVTDLLAASSFGTEAAQALRRRAAALEPEVADRIDGTAPPYSVPEAVPPAERGEYAAALACHLSGVTPPQLEYWAQTGLVVPSGGTRARRSYTVHDLLLLKVVVRLLNTGVSVRNIRVALAHLRIRTTAQLQEITLFSDGASVYECTSPEEIVDLLKDGRGMFGIAVAGALQELLAVMKDEVPDFAGSE from the coding sequence GTGGACGCGAGTTCTCAACGTGCGGCTTTGCGAGTCGTTCCCCGCCACGACGGCAAAGCGATCCATCAGGTCACGGATCTCCTCGCGGCCTCGTCGTTCGGAACCGAGGCGGCGCAGGCCCTGCGGCGGCGGGCGGCGGCGCTGGAACCGGAGGTGGCCGACCGCATCGACGGGACGGCTCCGCCGTACTCGGTGCCCGAAGCCGTCCCGCCGGCCGAGCGGGGCGAGTACGCGGCGGCGTTGGCCTGCCACCTGAGCGGCGTGACACCTCCACAGCTCGAATACTGGGCTCAGACCGGGCTGGTCGTGCCGAGCGGCGGCACCCGGGCGCGCCGTTCGTACACGGTGCACGATCTGCTTTTGCTGAAGGTGGTCGTGCGGTTGCTCAACACCGGTGTGTCCGTCCGGAACATCCGGGTTGCCTTGGCGCACTTGAGGATCCGCACGACTGCGCAATTGCAGGAGATCACCTTGTTCAGCGACGGTGCCAGCGTCTACGAGTGCACCTCACCCGAGGAGATCGTGGATCTGCTCAAGGACGGACGGGGAATGTTCGGTATCGCGGTGGCCGGTGCCCTGCAGGAGCTGCTTGCCGTGATGAAGGACGAGGTCCCGGACTTCGCCGGCTCGGAGTGA
- a CDS encoding amino acid permease has product MADRGAAQSTENPDTGGDSPAGGGKKLRSRHITMIALGGIIGASLFVGSGNVVRSVGPAAVVSYLLGGLLVFLAMRMLGEMAAARPAIGSFMEYARAGLGDWAGYLVGWLYWYYWIGVIAFESVVGGSVLNGWFPAVPQWVFSVVLLLVFTTTNLVSARSFGEVEYWLAGIKVAAIVVFLSVGTLFAFGLWPKAHFALPNLWAHGGFAPSGWWPVLSGVAIVIFSYFGTEIAVMAAAESEDPARGVRQAVSTVIWRILLFFVGGVLLIVTIVPWNELPDPQQEGPFAHAFALFGLPGAGLVMNAVVLTAACSVLNSGLYSAGRMFSALAEQGLAPRFVARKSKAGVPAVAVLASTIGGYVAVVVNFVAPDSGIFDFVMNSAGLVALFVYTFIACTQMRMRQKMTPEQRAGLKLRMWLHPWLGILTVTGVVAIVAVMLLTDDDARTQVWTSIVSLAVIAAFWPLVRRHLRRRGVG; this is encoded by the coding sequence ATGGCCGATCGCGGTGCGGCGCAGAGCACGGAAAATCCGGACACCGGCGGCGATTCTCCCGCGGGCGGCGGCAAGAAGCTCCGGTCCCGGCACATCACGATGATCGCGCTCGGCGGGATCATCGGGGCGAGCCTGTTCGTCGGTTCGGGCAACGTGGTGCGGTCGGTTGGCCCGGCGGCGGTCGTGTCGTACCTGCTCGGCGGGCTGCTCGTGTTCCTCGCCATGCGGATGCTCGGCGAGATGGCCGCGGCGCGCCCGGCCATCGGGTCGTTCATGGAGTACGCCAGAGCCGGGCTCGGCGACTGGGCGGGCTACCTCGTCGGCTGGCTGTACTGGTACTACTGGATCGGCGTCATCGCGTTCGAATCGGTGGTCGGCGGCTCGGTGCTCAACGGCTGGTTCCCGGCCGTGCCACAATGGGTGTTCTCCGTGGTGCTGCTGCTGGTTTTCACCACCACGAACCTCGTGTCCGCCCGTTCCTTCGGCGAAGTCGAATATTGGCTGGCCGGCATCAAGGTCGCCGCGATCGTCGTATTCCTCAGCGTAGGCACGCTGTTCGCGTTCGGGCTCTGGCCGAAGGCGCACTTCGCGCTCCCCAACCTCTGGGCACACGGCGGATTCGCGCCGAGCGGCTGGTGGCCCGTGCTCAGCGGGGTGGCGATCGTGATCTTCTCCTACTTCGGTACCGAGATCGCGGTGATGGCCGCGGCCGAATCGGAGGACCCGGCCAGGGGCGTGCGGCAGGCGGTAAGCACGGTGATCTGGCGGATCCTGCTGTTCTTCGTCGGCGGGGTGCTGCTGATCGTCACCATCGTGCCGTGGAACGAGCTGCCCGATCCCCAGCAGGAAGGGCCGTTCGCGCACGCCTTCGCGCTGTTCGGGCTGCCCGGCGCCGGGCTGGTGATGAACGCGGTGGTGCTCACCGCCGCCTGTTCTGTGCTCAATTCAGGGTTGTATTCGGCGGGCCGAATGTTCTCCGCACTCGCCGAACAGGGCCTCGCGCCGCGCTTCGTGGCGCGCAAGAGCAAGGCGGGCGTACCTGCCGTGGCCGTGCTGGCGTCCACGATCGGCGGCTACGTCGCGGTCGTCGTCAACTTCGTCGCGCCGGATTCCGGCATCTTCGATTTCGTCATGAACTCCGCCGGCCTGGTCGCGTTGTTCGTCTACACCTTCATCGCGTGCACCCAGATGCGGATGCGGCAGAAGATGACGCCCGAGCAGCGCGCCGGGCTGAAACTGCGGATGTGGCTCCACCCGTGGCTGGGTATCCTGACCGTGACCGGCGTCGTCGCGATCGTCGCAGTCATGCTCCTGACCGATGACGACGCTCGCACCCAGGTGTGGACGAGCATCGTGTCGCTCGCGGTGATCGCGGCGTTCTGGCCGCTTGTGCGGAGGCATCTGCGTCGGCGTGGGGTGGGATGA
- a CDS encoding gamma-glutamyl-gamma-aminobutyrate hydrolase family protein produces MFHKPLIGISGRRQLAGPGFPQVVEDASVEVFFADYARSVAAAGGVPVLLSAESEPAGVAGRLDGLVLSGGADLDPRGYGRTPGPQAGPAEPRRDEFEFALLDAAWASGLPVLGICRGAQLINVARGGTLVPHLPPDAGEGHSFLGYPRNHRAHPVAFTAGSVPHSLFGAGIFVNSLHHQAVEEVGEGLRAIGRAPDGVIEAIEAEHAPVLGVQWHPEMFDEPDPLFFWLVDRARRDRREPHSRERDHVAIA; encoded by the coding sequence ATGTTCCATAAGCCTCTGATCGGGATCAGCGGGCGCCGGCAGCTCGCCGGGCCCGGGTTCCCGCAGGTGGTCGAAGACGCGTCCGTGGAGGTGTTCTTCGCCGACTACGCGCGTTCGGTGGCCGCCGCCGGCGGCGTCCCGGTGCTGCTCAGCGCCGAGAGCGAACCGGCCGGGGTGGCCGGGCGGCTCGACGGGCTGGTGCTGTCCGGGGGAGCCGATCTCGACCCCCGCGGTTACGGGCGCACGCCGGGGCCGCAGGCCGGACCGGCCGAGCCGCGCCGGGACGAGTTCGAGTTCGCGCTGCTCGACGCGGCGTGGGCGAGCGGGCTCCCGGTTCTCGGCATCTGCCGGGGCGCGCAGCTGATCAACGTCGCCCGCGGTGGCACGCTCGTGCCGCACCTGCCGCCGGATGCCGGGGAGGGGCACAGTTTCCTCGGCTATCCGCGCAACCACCGGGCGCATCCGGTGGCGTTCACCGCCGGGTCGGTGCCGCACTCGCTGTTCGGCGCGGGAATCTTCGTCAACAGCCTGCACCACCAGGCGGTCGAGGAGGTCGGCGAAGGCCTCCGTGCGATCGGCCGGGCGCCGGACGGCGTGATCGAGGCGATCGAAGCCGAGCACGCGCCGGTGCTCGGTGTCCAATGGCATCCGGAGATGTTCGACGAGCCGGATCCGCTGTTCTTCTGGCTCGTCGACCGGGCGCGGCGAGACCGCCGCGAACCGCATTCCAGGGAGAGGGATCATGTCGCCATCGCTTGA
- a CDS encoding SDR family NAD(P)-dependent oxidoreductase, with amino-acid sequence MSPSLEQRHAGRVAFVTGAGSGIGRGIARRLGAEGARVACVDLDHARAVETAKAIEDAGGTALGLAADVRDRATVKAAFEATAAAWDRFDYLVNNAGLITMSSLEELTDEEWDLVLDVNLKGVYVVTQLAIPYFRKAQRGAVVNLSTVEAEVVVSSQGFAQVHYNASKGGVKMLTKALAVELARHQVRVNAVAPGPVPTNFLPGLDLNSPEVLETMQSRLLVQRLGTPDDIAAAVSFLLSDDASYISGAQLPVDGGWLAR; translated from the coding sequence ATGTCGCCATCGCTTGAGCAACGCCACGCGGGCCGGGTCGCGTTCGTGACCGGTGCCGGATCCGGCATCGGCCGCGGAATCGCCCGCCGGCTGGGTGCCGAGGGCGCGCGGGTCGCCTGTGTGGACCTCGACCACGCGCGGGCGGTGGAGACCGCCAAGGCGATCGAGGACGCCGGGGGCACCGCGCTCGGGCTGGCCGCGGACGTGCGCGACCGCGCCACGGTGAAGGCCGCGTTCGAGGCCACCGCCGCGGCCTGGGACCGGTTCGACTACCTGGTGAACAACGCGGGCCTGATCACGATGTCCTCGCTGGAGGAGCTGACCGACGAGGAATGGGATCTGGTCCTCGACGTCAACCTCAAGGGCGTCTACGTGGTCACCCAGCTGGCCATCCCCTACTTCCGCAAGGCCCAGCGCGGCGCGGTGGTCAATCTGTCCACTGTGGAGGCCGAGGTGGTGGTCTCCTCGCAGGGCTTCGCGCAGGTGCACTACAACGCGTCCAAGGGCGGGGTCAAGATGCTGACCAAGGCCCTCGCCGTGGAGCTGGCGCGCCACCAGGTCCGGGTCAACGCGGTCGCGCCCGGCCCGGTGCCCACCAACTTCCTGCCCGGCCTGGACCTGAACTCGCCCGAGGTGCTGGAGACCATGCAATCGCGGCTGCTGGTGCAGCGGCTGGGCACCCCCGACGACATCGCCGCCGCGGTCTCCTTCCTGCTCTCCGACGACGCCTCCTACATCAGCGGCGCGCAGCTGCCGGTCGACGGCGGGTGGCTGGCGCGATGA
- a CDS encoding glutamine synthetase family protein, with translation MTGPLELSELDALGIDTVVVAGVDLYGKLFGKRMPVRSFRRIGEAGLHVCTCVYAWDVTQDLDELQVDFAGAHTGWHDFRLRPDLGTLRRAAWLEDTAICLADSVDEHTGEPLPIAPRSVLGEQIRRLRGDRLTAHTATELEFHLYHGTPDELRRAGYHDLSPTTLARSDYAIAPGNALEPFFRTVRRALEASGIPVEVAQAEYGLGQWEINLEYGDALETADRHVLYKSAIQELARAHGMTATFMARPLTDGMGSSCHLHASIEDAEGGHPFHDPAAARTVAPALRHAVGGLLQHTPDLMLWYAPTINSMRRLLSTDFAGNGLTWGFDNRTTTCRLITGAPEANRLEMRLPGADVNPYLATAAVLASMRDGLSHGTEPGEPSLGDAYAGQDTGLPETLAEAAERFDRSAFTAAAFGKDVAKHYADVARNEWRVFLRSVGDWDRERYFESI, from the coding sequence ATGACCGGCCCGCTCGAACTGTCCGAACTGGACGCCCTGGGCATCGACACGGTCGTGGTCGCCGGCGTCGACCTCTACGGCAAGCTGTTCGGCAAGCGGATGCCGGTGCGTTCGTTCCGCCGCATAGGCGAAGCCGGGCTGCACGTGTGCACCTGCGTGTACGCCTGGGACGTCACACAGGATCTGGACGAGCTGCAGGTCGACTTCGCCGGCGCGCACACCGGCTGGCACGACTTCCGGCTGCGGCCCGATCTCGGCACATTGCGCCGGGCGGCCTGGCTGGAGGACACCGCGATCTGCCTCGCCGATTCGGTCGACGAGCACACCGGCGAGCCGCTGCCGATCGCCCCGCGAAGCGTGCTGGGCGAACAGATCCGGCGGCTACGGGGCGACAGGCTCACCGCGCACACCGCCACCGAGCTGGAATTCCACCTCTACCACGGCACCCCGGACGAGCTGCGCCGCGCCGGGTACCACGACCTCTCCCCCACCACTCTCGCGCGCTCGGACTACGCGATCGCGCCGGGCAACGCGCTGGAACCGTTCTTCCGCACGGTCCGCCGGGCGCTGGAGGCGAGCGGGATCCCGGTCGAGGTGGCGCAGGCCGAATACGGCCTCGGCCAGTGGGAGATCAACCTCGAATACGGCGACGCGCTGGAGACCGCGGACCGGCACGTGCTGTACAAGAGCGCGATCCAGGAACTCGCCCGCGCGCACGGGATGACGGCCACCTTCATGGCCCGGCCGCTGACCGACGGGATGGGCTCGTCCTGCCACCTGCACGCGTCGATCGAGGACGCCGAGGGCGGGCACCCGTTCCACGACCCGGCGGCGGCCCGCACCGTCGCGCCCGCCCTGCGGCACGCCGTGGGCGGTCTGCTCCAGCACACCCCGGACCTGATGCTCTGGTACGCGCCGACGATCAATTCGATGCGCCGCCTGCTCAGCACCGATTTCGCCGGAAACGGGCTGACCTGGGGCTTCGACAACCGCACCACCACCTGCCGGCTGATCACCGGTGCCCCCGAAGCCAACCGGCTGGAGATGCGGCTACCCGGCGCGGACGTCAACCCGTACCTGGCCACCGCCGCCGTCTTGGCGAGCATGCGGGACGGCCTGTCCCACGGCACCGAGCCCGGCGAGCCCAGCCTCGGCGACGCCTACGCCGGGCAGGACACCGGCCTGCCGGAAACTCTGGCCGAGGCGGCAGAGCGATTCGACCGCAGCGCCTTCACCGCCGCGGCCTTCGGCAAGGACGTCGCCAAGCACTACGCCGACGTCGCCCGCAACGAATGGCGGGTCTTCCTCCGCTCGGTCGGCGATTGGGACCGGGAACGGTACTTCGAAAGCATTTAG
- a CDS encoding APC family permease — translation MANNDVSGLHKGVLGQGEVIFQAVSHLGPALGIIVIGPQLAGLVGAAVPLILLMALVAILLTGLCVSMLARKLPSSGGYYSYVSHGLGERAGFVTAWAYFLYDPLIPTIATLFTAGILEPVIEQNLGFHLPWWVIVLVLLAIVHFATVRGIQPSARLTVAVGIAESLIIVAFAVFLLVRTGSAAFTFDPFRLSGTGSSTNTVFLAFAFGVLLFTGFESAAPLAEETANPRRAIPRTVVISIIAVGAVWVLAGYAMVVGWGTGSLADIGAGENAFFALADRFSGWAWLLLALALLNSSLASALAGQNAGARVLYTLGRSGILPRRLAAVHPKHRTPVAALTATTLLNVAVCLGVGSWLTPTGAFSFVGLFVTLGVIVVYVLGNLSVIRLFRTRFRAEWHPVKHVLLPVLASAILLVGLYYTVWPFPVWPLNLAAAIVAGWLVLGLVLSLVLWRTRREGLIAAAQLLTDTTDEPTGTESPVPSTAKDPTP, via the coding sequence ATGGCGAACAACGACGTTTCCGGTCTGCACAAGGGAGTTCTCGGCCAGGGCGAGGTGATCTTCCAGGCGGTCAGCCATCTCGGCCCCGCGCTGGGGATCATCGTCATCGGCCCGCAGCTGGCCGGTCTGGTCGGCGCCGCGGTCCCGTTGATCCTGCTGATGGCGCTGGTCGCCATTCTGCTCACCGGGCTCTGTGTCTCGATGCTCGCCCGCAAGCTGCCCTCTTCGGGCGGGTACTACAGCTACGTCAGTCACGGCCTCGGCGAACGGGCCGGGTTCGTGACCGCGTGGGCGTATTTCCTCTACGACCCGCTGATCCCGACCATCGCCACGCTGTTCACCGCGGGCATTCTCGAACCGGTCATCGAGCAGAACCTGGGCTTCCACCTGCCGTGGTGGGTGATCGTCCTGGTCCTGCTGGCGATCGTGCACTTCGCCACGGTGCGCGGGATCCAGCCCTCGGCCCGGCTGACCGTCGCGGTCGGGATCGCGGAGAGCCTGATCATCGTGGCGTTCGCGGTGTTCCTGCTGGTGCGCACGGGATCCGCGGCGTTCACCTTCGATCCGTTCCGGCTGTCCGGCACCGGATCGAGCACGAACACGGTGTTTCTCGCCTTCGCCTTCGGCGTCCTGCTGTTCACCGGTTTCGAATCGGCGGCGCCGCTGGCCGAGGAGACCGCGAACCCGCGGCGGGCCATCCCCCGCACCGTGGTGATCTCGATCATCGCGGTCGGCGCGGTGTGGGTGCTGGCCGGCTATGCGATGGTGGTCGGCTGGGGCACCGGTTCGCTCGCGGACATCGGTGCCGGGGAAAACGCGTTCTTCGCCCTCGCCGACCGGTTCTCCGGCTGGGCGTGGCTGCTGCTCGCGCTGGCCCTGCTGAACTCGTCGCTGGCGTCCGCGCTGGCGGGGCAGAATGCCGGCGCGCGGGTGCTGTACACGCTGGGGCGCAGCGGAATCCTGCCCCGGCGGCTGGCCGCGGTGCATCCGAAGCACCGGACCCCGGTCGCCGCGCTCACCGCGACCACCCTGCTCAACGTCGCAGTCTGCCTCGGCGTCGGGTCCTGGCTCACGCCGACCGGGGCGTTCAGCTTCGTCGGGCTGTTCGTCACGCTCGGCGTGATCGTGGTGTACGTGCTGGGGAACCTCTCGGTGATCCGGTTGTTCCGCACCCGGTTCCGCGCCGAATGGCATCCGGTCAAGCACGTGCTCCTGCCGGTGCTGGCGAGCGCGATCCTGCTCGTCGGCCTGTACTACACGGTCTGGCCGTTCCCGGTCTGGCCGCTGAACCTCGCCGCCGCGATCGTGGCCGGCTGGCTCGTGCTCGGCCTGGTGCTCTCGCTCGTGCTGTGGCGGACCCGGCGCGAGGGCCTCATCGCGGCCGCGCAACTGCTCACCGACACCACCGACGAACCCACCGGAACCGAATCCCCCGTCCCGTCGACCGCGAAGGACCCGACTCCGTGA